Proteins encoded within one genomic window of Eleutherodactylus coqui strain aEleCoq1 chromosome 1, aEleCoq1.hap1, whole genome shotgun sequence:
- the CHRNA10 gene encoding neuronal acetylcholine receptor subunit alpha-10, with amino-acid sequence MRLLSLLSCCLLLLPGVLGAQGKFAYKLMNDLFANYSNALRPVEDMDKAMNVTLQVTLSQIIDMDERNQILMAYLWIRQVWFDAYLRWNKDDYDGLDTIRIPSSYVWRPDIVLYNNADDQFTGSMETNVVIRYDGQIMWDSPAITKSSCKVDVSFFPFDGQQCRLTFGSWTYNGNQIDILNHLDTGDLTDFVENVEWEVLGMPAKKNVITYGCCSEPYPDVTYTLMLKRRASFYIFNLLLPCVMISFLAPLGFYLPADSGEKVSLGVTVLLALTVFQLLVAESMPPSENVPLIGKYYIATMTMITASTALTIFIMNIHHCGPEAKPVPKWAKKFILQYMSRIFFVYEVGESCRRPTPEAEKPPKVQVMNGQAKREDPAAILKNCKESGLKNTATKEDLDWGKENASSDDHSAWKESGKCENGSDQCGVGKSPGCGECSKIHCLCHNERLLKNIEYMANCFREQKAAQKRTGEWKKVAKVMDRFFMWVFFIMVFFMSVLIMGKAI; translated from the exons GAGTTCTGGGGGCTCAGGGGAAATTTGCCTACAAACTAATGAACGATTTGTTTGCCAACTACTCCAATGCTCTACGGCCGGTGGAAGACATGGACAAGGCTATGAATGTGACGCTGCAGGTCACCCTGTCACAGATCATCGACATG GACGAGCGGAATCAGATCCTGATGGCGTACCTGTGGATCCGCCAGGTGTGGTTTGACGCCTACCTGCGCTGGAACAAGGACGATTATGATGGACTCGATACCATCCGTATACCTAGCAGTTATGTATGGAGACCTGATATAGTCCTATATAACAA TGCGGACGATCAGTTCACCGGCTCAATGGAGACCAACGTGGTGATCAGATATGACGGGCAGATCATGTGGGACTCTCCGGCCATCACCAAAAGCTCTTGTAAAGTGGACGTCTCCTTCTTCCCCTTTGATGGTCAGCAATGTCGTCTAACCTTTGGCTCCTGGACGTATAACGGTAACCAGATTGACATCCTGAACCATCTGGACACCGGAGATCTGACGGACTTTGTGGAGAACGTTGAGTGGGAGGTGCTGGGAATGCCGGCAAAGAAGAATGTGATCACCTACGGCTGCTGCTCGGAGCCATACCCCGACGTCACATACACTCTGATGCTGAAGAGGAGGGCTTCCTTCTACATCTTCAACCTTCTCCTTCCTTGTGTGATGATCTCCTTCCTAGCACCGCTGGGGTTCTACCTTCCAGCCGACTCTGGGGAGAAGGTGTCCTtgggtgtcactgtgctgttGGCCCTTACTGTGTTTCAGCTGCTTGTGGCTGAGAGTATGCCACCATCCGAAAATGTGCCACTTATCG GGAAGTATTATATCGCCACCATGACGATGATCACGGCCTCAACAGCCCTGACGATCTTCATCATGAATATTCACCACTGTGGTCCAGAAGCAAAACCCGTCCCAAAGTGGGCAAAGAAATTCATCTTGCAATACATGTCAAGGATATTCTTTGTCTATGAGGTGGGAGAAAGCTGCAGAAGACCGACTCCTGAGGCTGAGAAACCACCCAAAGTACAGGTCATGAACGGACAAGCCAAACGGGAGGACCCCGCAGCCATACTGAAAAACTGTAAAGAAAGCGGCCTCAAGAACACAGCTACAAAGGAAGACTTGGACTGGGGCAAGGAAAACGCTTCAAGCGATGACCACAGTGCCTGGAAGGAGTCTGGAAAGTGTGAGAACGGTTCTGATCAGTGTGGGGTTGGGAAAAGTCCCGGGTGCGGAGAGTGCAGCAAGATCCATTGTCTGTGCCACAACGAACGCCTTCTTAAAAACATTGAATATATGGCCAACTGCTTTAGAGAGCAAAAAGCAGCGCAGAAACGGACTGGGGAATGGAAGAAAGTGGCCAAGGTCATGGACCGGTTCTTCATGTGGGTTTTCTTCATCATGGTGTTTTTCATGAGTGTGTTAATTATGGGCAAAGCAATCTAA